The sequence GTATATCTACATAAACAAGACAGGCATTAAGACCATCTAAATGGCCGACGTTGCCAATGTCCCCAAAGTTTTTGAATGGCAAGTGGGACACCCAATCATCAATCTGAAGTGTCCATTTGTTCCAAACTACCATCAGCAGGCAACGCTGCAAAACCCACACCATTGGATGCTCCAAAACCTTTGAATGTTCGTCGTCTTGTAAAAATGTGTCTTTTACAAGACATAAATCTGATGGTTTGCATCATCTGCTAAAGcatttctttagaatcataaacaATCCACAGTAGAGCTTACTGTATAAATGTTTCGAGATGATGATTCAgccctctctcttttttcctcttcGATTGATATTTATCATCTATTGTTCACATGAATGatcagatggttgggatcatccagTTGGTGTGATTTTTGTAACATTGCTTGACAATTGTTGTATGGAGCGAATGGATGATCAATGATTGTCTGtcccatgtgtcatttaaaagctttggagacattactaACATCCCCACAaaggtggggatgttagcaatCCCCATATACAAGTGCTGATAAAAGAAAACGAATAAATGATgaattaatgttttttttttttcctactggCTTTATCGATGTGTGTTGGACATGTGCACTGGATACTAGCAAGCTTCCTTGCTGCATTGAAGGAAAGCCTTAGGACTATCAAGTACTTTTGCAGGTTCTCAGAATAGATTTGTTGGGTATCTGTTGTAGGTTGTATGGTGGCAGCAGATCGGATGTCTGAAGGAAGTGCAGCATTTGCGAGCACACATGTTGGATCACAGACAAACAAGTAAGagcacttttttaaaaaaaagaaaaaaaagaaaagctttCTTCTGCAGAAATCTTATGCTGATGatagttttttcttcttcttcttttttagaagcttacagataagtgaaGCGCTACAGATGCAAATGGAAGTACAGAGAAGGATACATGAGCAACTTGAGGTAAAGGGAAAAACATAGAGCATGCACTATTTAGAGGGAAACTTGGAAAGCACCTTTGCACATGGACAGGTGTGCCAAGCTGGAATGTTTGTGAAACATCCAGCTCAGCATCAGGTAGACCCATCGTGTAGATGACCAGGCCCAggatcaggctggtccactcatcaggtgggcagcATATTTGTGTTGAATCTCAACCCTTCACAATTTTATGAACCATTCATCACTTCATGTGtctcccacctgatgagtgaccaTCCGGATTTGGGCTGGGTCATATACATAATGAGGCCTGACTGATGCACGGCTCTGGTGTAAGTGTAACACATGCCATGTTGGCACCTGTGACCAGGTGTAGAGAAGTGCGTGAGCTTTGGAAGCCCTTAGCAACATATCATGGAAGTGTAAACAATCTTTGAGCTCCAGCAGCTGGCCAGAAATCCGTGTTTTCACATGTTCTTGGCATTGTGACAAATATCACAAAGATTTTGAAAGTCTCGCAATATGTCATGAGATTTTGATCAAATGACATTATCATGATAAtatcacaagattttcaaaatctcagcagTTTCAATTTTTTGCGATTTTATTGCGAATTATCACAATTTTAATGCAGAATTTATTTGAAAgttaaaataaatcattttataCCTAAAATTAATCATTTACTAATTTATGATAATTTTTTACTGATTTATTTCAGAaagattttcccaataatattGCAAGGaaacagaaaatttgaaaatctcccgTGAAATTCCTGGGCCAAGATATTgccgagaatgagatttgtcactactTGAAAGATAatttattattcttcttcttccatcaataaGTTGGAATATCTAATTAAGAACCTGACATCTCATCACCATAAATTTCTGTAATTTCCAAAACTTTACCTGAAAAATGACCTTTACcttctcatggggaagaaaatcCGAGAAAATTAATGTGGAAATTTAGTGCATTATTTTACAAAACATCTTGACATTCTAGGCTTTCGATCCCTTGGGTAGTGGAGAGATTGGggaggatgttgcccatagaattcaagctgggtgcaAGAAATGAAGACGTGCCTCTAGAATTTTATGTGATCGTTGTACacaactcaaactgaaagggaaatctTATAGGATatctataagaccagccatgcctCCATAGGACATAATGTTGGGCAGTTGACAAACAACATGTTCATatgatgagtgtagctgaaatgaggatgctgAGATCAAGCTGTTCAATTAGAATAACGGTGGTTGTAACAGCCAGCCTTATGGCAGCTATAGCTCTATAatagtaaaaaaagaagaaggaataaGCTATATCAGCCCTGTAATGGACCATTATGGgccatttttattttcaaaacggGTATTACAATCCCGTAAATCACAACAGCTCCCGCCATTACTGTTACGTGATGGCCGTTACataaccgttttttaataccatggctgagatggatggatggcaagatgaggaaggatagaattagaaatgaatgcatttgagggaacttcggagtagcaccaataggtaataagatgagggataCAGACTTTGATGGTTTGGTTGTGTGCAACAGAGACTAAGAACCACAACAGTTAGGAGTAAGTTGTATAAGTGGAAGGCTTTAAAAGGGCAAGAGGAAGGTCCAAAAAACGTGGAtggaagtagtaagaaaagacttgactctggtctaactaaagttatggcccttgatagagtggaatggcgtaacaagattcatgtagccaagcACAATTAATGGGGATAAAGgttacatgatgatgatgatctcaaTGATCTCTACCTCAAAATACACTTAAGAGCCAAGAGCTAGAAAAATAAAGAGAGTAAGAGACTCTATACTGAAAATCTCTAATGATTCAGTATTAGGTGAGAAACTTCGTTGCCATAAGttctaaaagaaatttttttttttgaaattattaaaaaaaaaaaaaaaaaaaaaagtctaaaagAAATAAGGTTATTGCATACTTAAAGAAGGCACTTGCATGTTTTTTCATAATTTCCCTGTTCTATAGTTGGTTTTTGATTGTTCATGACTACAGTATCAGAGAAAAAATGTCCTAAGTAGGATTCTGTTCTGAATTGAATTAGGTGCAGCGACATTTACAGCTCCGGATAGAGGCACAGGGGAAGTACTTACAATCGGTGCTAGAGAAAGCCCAGGAGACTCTCGGAAGACAGAATTTGGGTTCTGCGGGATTGGAAGCGGCCAAAGTGCAACTCTCCGAATTGGTCTCCAAAGTATCCACTGAATGCCTCAATTCCACCTTACCTGAGATGAAAGAAATGCCGGGCTTCTGCACCCAGCAAACACAAACGAACCAGATTGCAGATTGTTCAATGGATAGCTGTCTAACTTCATGCGAGGGATCCCAAAAGGAGCAAGAAATGCATAATGTTGGCATGCGGTTTAGAGCTTTTCATGGAAATGCACCTGTAATTGCAAAAGGAAATGGAGAGGACTCCATGCCTGATACTGGAGAGATCGAACCTGTATGGTCTGAAGACCCAAATGACAGAAAGATGTTTTCTTCAGAAGGGATGATATTCCCGGTAAAAAGGAACTCCAGCGATTTATCTATGAGCATTCGAGTTCAAGGAGCAAAAGGAAGCGAAAACACCATTTCGGAGGCAATACTGCACGAAAGACATGCGGAGGAGCATTCCCTTGGGAATGGAAATCCATCAAAAGGGTTCAGATTGTCTTACCTCACGGGACAACTGGATTTAAATGCCCATGATGAAAATGATGTTGCTTCAAGTTGCAAAGAGTTTGACTTGAATGGTTTCAGTTGGACCTGAAAGGGTTCGCTGAAGATGGATATGGTAGAAAAGAGAAATAGACTTTGATTCTCAATTTCATTGTAAAATCAATTTCTTTGCCTTTGGAAGTTGGCGAGGTAAAGTATACATATAACAACAGGAACACTATCAGTTCAGTTGTGAGTCAAAAGAGGAGCAATTGCATTCGAAGAAAATGCAGAGCAACTAACACAAGGCGGAAGTGAAGAAATAGGAGAGATGAAAATGACGTCGACTTAATAAGCATAAGGTGGAGACTGGAGAGAAAGTCCAGGttgataacttttttttttttgaaaggcgcTGTAGAAATGAATAGCAGACAATGAATCAAATAAATGTATGTTACTCTTTCAACTTAAAATTTTCAGTAGGTGTTAAATGCTAATTCATGACTAAATAACACTGAACTAACTTCTCGTTTCATGATGGGACACACCTCAGTCTAAGCAGGTAAGTCTAATTCACAGTATATATAGTTATTCCATCATCTATTTATCTTGTGTGTCTTGGCCTCTTGCCACTGATTAAGTGCAAAGATCTGCATCTTCAAGTGCCTagagaaaataaatttttttatacaaTATAAATATTACGTCTTGCATAtgtgagcaaaaaaaaaaaaaactacacagCCATTTCTCAGAAAAACATACCACAGTTGCAGCAATGCACTTAACTGGGACATGCAGCTTTCCACAACTCTTTTAATCCGCTTCATCAGTCATGTTCTTACTGAATGCAGAAGTAGATTCTCATTCAAATAGATCTCATGATTTTGAGAAGAAAATTGTTAGGGCTCTGGGGTGTTGCTGAAATGCTGGGTGTCTCTCAGTTCCAGTGAAAAATTATAACTCATGCCAATAGCTTTCATTAAAATGGAGTGGTTGAAACCAGAGAGTTAGTATTGATGCACATATAGAACCTTGGGATACGGAACATATCGGTATCGCAtgggaaatatcacatgtatcggGGAATGTATAAGTGTTTGAAAGAAACATTGTGAAGTGAtgtaatttttcaataaaacctCAGGATATGTTGAAAGAGGCATGATAACACATAAAAATAAGTATGCACAATTTCTTTCCTTTGCATAGTGGCCTAAACTATGCGTTGTCTGAtagaagtgatgcaattatatccaaattgAGATCATATAATTCATAAATAATATAAGACAAGTATGAAAACAGATTCCCCCAAACAAATTTGGGAGAAAATAGATTTTGTCTGGGATTCTGTGAAGTTATTCCAAATCCGGTGGGGGATGTATCACAATGTATTGCTGCAACATATTGCAATGTATTGCAAAGTATCACATGTATTGACGATACGAGGGAATTTTATGAAGGATTTTTTTGGTAAAAATACCGTAATGTATCGCTATATCACAATATATCAGCGATACATTACGACATTTTGTGCGATACAGGGGAATTTAGTAACTCCCATGTATATCACATTGGCCACATGCGATATTGATAGTATCGGCAATTTAAATCAATTGTTGAAACTAACAAACCAGGCTGCTGCATTTTTCTGTTGAATGGCACAAGCTATAATGTACAAAGGCCCTTCTAATACTTACAAAAATGAAGTAATTGCTACATTTACCAAGAAATCTAAAGTGCTACCTTGTTTTCctatcaagatctctaatacataatttctgttaactaaaatgagatgaactcatttttacgcGTCTACTAAACAGGGccataaattaggaaacaaaatgcAATCTCTAGCACATGGGGGGAAAACagaagagagggggggggggggggaggaataTTTACACCAAGTAAGATAAAACAGTATGGCAATTAAAATGTTGGTAAGTGTATGTCGTGAAGGTTGACAAACATATCCAAGATCCAGATCAAGGACTAACAGAAATTAATGAACCAACTGGATACTTTCTAATTCATAGTTCATTACTATAAAAGAGCATCAATAACAGACATATTCCAATCTACTTCTTCATTCTACGTACTTTTTTAGGCCCCCAAACCTCCATTCTACCTGTGGGGCATCCGCAACGCGCTCGGAAGATGAGAACAGTGCGGCCATTGAGCGGTGCCATCCTTTTCAACTCAGCTTCAAGTTCCTTGTGATCCTCCCCTAATTCCAGCGGGCAGGTCCCATACACATCCTTTGGCGTGGGCGGCATGTACCTAACACACTCTTCTGATTCAAGCTGGATATCAAACTCGATCGCCTTCCGAAGACCCTTGCAATAGGGATTCCCACATTTCCTAGATTTGTAACTAAGAAACTCCCACACGGCAATCACAGCAATGAACATCACAACCAACCCAAGCACATAACCAACTGGAGCTGTGTACATAACATCTTCTATTAGGTCCAAAGCTGCTGGAAGAAGCTCAGAAACTTCACggaagatgaatttgaagtatGATATGGTCAGGACTCCAAGTGCACTGAGCACCAGAAGCAATACAATGATGTCAATGGCAGCAAAAGCCGAATGGTCGCAGAACGGATGGGATGAAGGGTTTAAGGAACTGCTGCACTTCTTACGAGAGTGAGTGTGGCTGTTCCGGTGTTCTGCTGCTGCTAACGAATTCCTGTGCTGCTCAAAAGCTTTGCAGAACTCAATCAAGCTACGGCAATCAACCATTGGCAAACTCATGAATGACACCTTAAAGAGACACCTAAGTCCTTAAAGTTTCTTCAATTTAAATCCAACTAAGAATGTTAGATGATGAATCAGTAAAATTACTGATTTACCAAGAAGCCCCGTGTCCAAACCAATCTTTTAGGAAAAGTTCAGTCCACTGTTTGAAGAATTCGATGAATAGTACTCAAAATCCTGAAAATTAAACACCACATCTTCTGATCTCCACATAAATGAGTTGTGAAATCATGAAATTAGGTGAGTAATGCTTCAAAATGTCATCCAGATTCAATAGGAAAATGAGAACTTTCCACAGAAAAGGAAATCGAATTAATGGATTCAAAGAGCACCTGATTTATCAAAACTAGAAAATTTCAACTTGTTCAAGTTCCTGCAACTGATTTAATCTGAAATCAGTTAAAGAAATCTACAGATTTCAAGCACGCACAAAGCTCCAGAACCTCAATTCTCCGGAATCAGATCTCCCCGTTTGATCCATAACAAATTGAAGATGCAATTCGACTCAATCTTCAGTACAAGAACCCGAATTCATAGATATCATTAGCCTCTGGAAACTTCAATTTTCACAATTCGACATCTGAAACAGCTTGAGAAAACAAGAATTCCACAACCGGAGCTCCAAAGTCAAATAAAGTCGATATCCGCTGATTTCAAGCGCTGCTTAAGGATCCAAAACGTTCATTTTCTCGAAGTGAGCTGTACCAGATCGAATGTCGAGAATTTTGAAGAACTCGAATAGCTTCCGATAGAACAGAGCTCAAAACCCCGATAAAAATCCCAATCTGACAGTTTCGAGCGCTTCTAACTCTCCAGAACTGCTGATTTTCTCAAGAAATTCGATTATTCAAGCTCTCACAGATCTACAATCTAGAATTCTGACAGAAACGAAGTTCAAATAATCGATCGGAGGTCGAAAATCCAATGAGATGTGACGGCTAAAAGCGCAGCTGACGCTCCGAGACGTTGAATTTCTCAAAAGATCTCCCGACCTGAGCTGCGACGGAACGGAGCTTGAGGATTCCAGAGAAGATGCGAAACGAGTCTGATCGatctaaactcgaaaaccgatcTGGATCTGAATCTGACGGTTTCGAGTGCGTCTAACGATTAGAAACTTGATTTTTCTCGAGAAATCTGTCGATTTGAGATGGAATGGGGATCGAGAGTCGAGAATTCCAAGGGATTCGAGGAAAGGAAATGCGTACGATCGAGCGGAAGTCGAGAACTTCCGAATCTCGATGCTTCTGAAATCGATCGGATCGAGCTGTTTCTGTTAGGAGAAATCGAGAAGACGctcagagagagagaagggaaaatATATAGCTGCACAATGTCAATGaggaaggggagttatttgatactctgactgcGTATGAaccttgatacgcaggcactcagaaaaatGTTACACGTGCCAATACTAAGTTAAATGGAACGGACTTGTGAAATACAATGTAGCTAATTCACCTgataaaaatcagattggttgaataatcctatCTTCTGAttcatggattttttttatttttatttttacaatcaGAACTTtggatatttcatttttaaccgtccaataaatgtccagcaatctaaTATTTAGGTAATCAAAATGAAAATTATTTGTATTTAATTGTTCATTTAATATGGTATCAATAAATTGTACGGTATAATTTGAATAGTTATATGCCacgcatgcaatttctaagtaatttctaaccgcatgtgtatcatctatcacagtCAACCAGAGTATCAAGCTATTTCTCGAGGATGAAATGAGATCGTCTCGCCGACCCTCCCTCGAAAATGCCATGACTACTCGCGGAGTCCTAGTCACCGAACGCTTGTGCGTGTGCGAGCTAGACGCGAATTAGATACTGACacattgagtagcgagactcgctactgaagtgacgtcactaagttctgtggggcccaccatgatgtttgtgttgtatctacaccgcccatccacTTGGAtaaattattttagagtatgtcataaagaatgagtcagatccaaatctggagtggaccccaccacagaaaacagtgggaagagtgacgcctaccgttgaaaccttcctaaggtccactatgatgtttatctgagatcgaacctgtttataagttaagacagacatgaaataaaggagaaaacaaatttcagcttgatcgaaaacttccgtggcccttagaaatttttaatggtgggcgtcactctctccacttttttgtggtggggtccactagacctttagatctgactcattctttgtctcatgccctaaaatgatatcttcaaatggatggacagtgtggatacaacacatacatcatggtgggtcccacagaacttggtgacgtcacttcagtagcaagtctcgctactcaacctgtcagtagctaatccgcctccgtGCGAGCTCACGatcgttcatctggtgggtcccacatgttggcACTGTGGATCGAAATTCAAGCGGTTCCATTCATCATCGTCAGATGGAGATCCATGTATAATAAAAGAACGGATCGATGAAAAATTGAACAACATCCAATGGAATATTTTGGTATGTAGAACGCTcacatggcccaccttatgaacagCCGCGATCTTTTCCACACTTGCCGCGTGAGGCGTGGGGAAGGAACGTGGATTAGGTGCAACCCCGGATCTAGCTAGGTGGGTGCGGCcctgatcgtgtggcccacttcgatgtatatgttgtatatccacgccgtccatttaattTTCCAGCTCACTTAGTGCATTGTCTCAAAAAACGAAGCGGATAAaaatatcagttggaccacacctaAGGAAATCCATTGGACGCCCAATGTTaatagcttcatccaaaactttctgCTC is a genomic window of Magnolia sinica isolate HGM2019 chromosome 15, MsV1, whole genome shotgun sequence containing:
- the LOC131226620 gene encoding uncharacterized protein At5g19025-like yields the protein MSLPMVDCRSLIEFCKAFEQHRNSLAAAEHRNSHTHSRKKCSSSLNPSSHPFCDHSAFAAIDIIVLLLVLSALGVLTISYFKFIFREVSELLPAALDLIEDVMYTAPVGYVLGLVVMFIAVIAVWEFLSYKSRKCGNPYCKGLRKAIEFDIQLESEECVRYMPPTPKDVYGTCPLELGEDHKELEAELKRMAPLNGRTVLIFRARCGCPTGRMEVWGPKKVRRMKK
- the LOC131226619 gene encoding myb-related protein 2-like isoform X2 translates to MYHQGKHGLASSRVTMPPERHLLLQGANATGDTGLVLSTDAKPRLKWTPELHERFIEAVNQLGGADKATPKSVMRLMGIPGLTLYHLKSHLQKYRLSKNLHAQANLGNSKTGCMVAADRMSEGSAAFASTHVGSQTNNLQISEALQMQMEVQRRIHEQLEVQRHLQLRIEAQGKYLQSVLEKAQETLGRQNLGSAGLEAAKVQLSELVSKVSTECLNSTLPEMKEMPGFCTQQTQTNQIADCSMDSCLTSCEGSQKEQEMHNVGMRFRAFHGNAPVIAKGNGEDSMPDTGEIEPVWSEDPNDRKMFSSEGMIFPVKRNSSDLSMSIRVQGAKGSENTISEAILHERHAEEHSLGNGNPSKGFRLSYLTGQLDLNAHDENDVASSCKEFDLNGFSWT
- the LOC131226619 gene encoding myb-related protein 2-like isoform X1 produces the protein MYHQGKHGLASSRVTMPPERHLLLQGANATGDTGLVLSTDAKPRLKWTPELHERFIEAVNQLGGADKATPKSVMRLMGIPGLTLYHLKSHLQKYRLSKNLHAQANLGNSKTGCMVAADRMSEGSAAFASTHVGSQTNKSLQISEALQMQMEVQRRIHEQLEVQRHLQLRIEAQGKYLQSVLEKAQETLGRQNLGSAGLEAAKVQLSELVSKVSTECLNSTLPEMKEMPGFCTQQTQTNQIADCSMDSCLTSCEGSQKEQEMHNVGMRFRAFHGNAPVIAKGNGEDSMPDTGEIEPVWSEDPNDRKMFSSEGMIFPVKRNSSDLSMSIRVQGAKGSENTISEAILHERHAEEHSLGNGNPSKGFRLSYLTGQLDLNAHDENDVASSCKEFDLNGFSWT